A single genomic interval of Streptomyces graminofaciens harbors:
- a CDS encoding MFS transporter: MPSAPEAPSAKLPFVVWALAAGTFLMGTTEFVIAGLLPEMAHDLGVSVPHVGLLITAFAIGMITGGPTMAMATLRLPQRQTLILALVVFSLGHVVAAASTSFTVVLIARVVTVLATGAFWAVGFVVATAAAGPSHSTRAVGVMMGGLTLANVIGVPIGSFAGQITGWRGPFWALAALSALAAASVGRFIPRVEQSTEVSLRAEVGALRQGRLWLALTAAMLIMGGVLATYTYVTPLLTDRAGVPDGAVPLVLVAFGVGALGGITMGGRLGDRRPMTTSLTAAAATALVLFLLIPLSVNPFAAAGLVFLMALTGFTVNPVITSLAVRFAGDAPTLTSALTTSAYNTGIAAGAAIAGRALDSSLGLTGPPLVGAVITALTILPLLALAAGGTATSRGSSTSASAPPRTREEDPAQAPSQH, from the coding sequence ATGCCTTCCGCACCCGAGGCCCCCTCCGCCAAACTGCCCTTTGTCGTCTGGGCGCTCGCCGCAGGCACCTTCCTGATGGGGACCACCGAGTTCGTCATCGCCGGCCTGCTGCCGGAGATGGCCCATGACCTCGGAGTCAGCGTCCCCCACGTCGGCCTGCTGATCACGGCCTTCGCCATCGGCATGATCACCGGCGGGCCGACCATGGCCATGGCCACCCTGCGCCTGCCCCAGCGCCAGACCCTGATCCTTGCCCTGGTCGTCTTCAGCCTCGGCCACGTCGTCGCGGCCGCCAGCACGTCCTTCACGGTCGTGCTCATAGCCCGCGTCGTCACCGTTCTGGCCACCGGAGCGTTCTGGGCCGTCGGATTCGTCGTCGCCACCGCCGCCGCAGGCCCCTCCCACTCCACCCGCGCCGTGGGTGTCATGATGGGCGGCCTGACCCTCGCCAACGTCATCGGTGTCCCGATCGGCTCCTTCGCCGGCCAGATCACCGGCTGGCGCGGCCCCTTCTGGGCACTCGCCGCCCTTTCGGCGCTCGCCGCCGCCTCCGTCGGTCGTTTCATCCCCCGAGTCGAGCAGTCGACCGAGGTGTCCTTGCGCGCCGAGGTCGGTGCGCTACGGCAGGGCCGGCTGTGGCTGGCGCTCACCGCCGCGATGCTGATCATGGGCGGCGTCCTCGCGACCTACACCTACGTCACCCCGTTGCTGACTGACCGCGCCGGCGTCCCGGACGGTGCCGTCCCGTTGGTCCTGGTCGCCTTCGGGGTCGGAGCGCTGGGCGGCATCACCATGGGCGGCCGTCTGGGCGACCGTCGTCCGATGACCACGTCCCTCACAGCGGCGGCGGCCACGGCCCTGGTCCTGTTCCTGCTGATTCCCCTGTCGGTCAATCCCTTCGCGGCCGCCGGCCTGGTCTTCCTCATGGCCCTGACCGGGTTCACCGTCAATCCGGTGATCACCTCGCTCGCCGTCCGCTTCGCAGGCGACGCGCCCACCCTGACGTCGGCACTCACCACCTCCGCCTACAACACGGGCATCGCCGCCGGAGCGGCCATCGCCGGCAGGGCCTTGGACTCCTCCCTCGGCCTCACCGGACCACCCTTGGTGGGCGCCGTCATCACGGCCCTCACCATCCTTCCGCTCCTGGCCCTCGCCGCCGGCGGCACAGCCACTTCGCGTGGATCGTCGACCAGCGCATCAGCCCCGCCCCGCACGCGAGAAGAGGACCC